The segment ACAGTTCCGACTGGGTGCCGCGCCCGCCGACCGTGAAGTACAACGCTCCGTCACGTCCGACCACCGCATCGGTCAGCGGCAAGGCCCCGCGCGAGAGGAACTCCTCTTTCTGGCCAACGTAGGTCGAACCAGTTGGTTCCAGGTGAATGGCGTACATCGTGCCATAGGTCCAGTCGAGCAAGTACAGCGCTTTTTGATACTTGGATGGGAACTTGGCGCCGTAGCCGAACTCGACGCCCACCGGCGAACCGGGGCCAATGTTCACGACTGGCGGCAGGCTGTCGGCGAAATAAGCCGACCACTTGCCGGTGCCGCTGCGCCAGCCGAACTCGCTGCCGCTGGTGGCGTGACAGACTCGGGTGGGCCGATACCAGGGGGCGCCGAAGTCCCACTCCATGTCGGCGTCATAGGCGAAGATTTCACCATCGGCGTTCAACGCCATGTCAAAGGCGTTGCGATAGCCGACGCTCAATAGCTCCCAATCCTTGGCTTCGGGGTCGATCTTGGCGATCCAGCCCCCCGGCGCCAGGATGCCGACGGCGTGGCCACCGGCGTCCCATTGGCGCGGCAGCAGCAAGTCCTCGTCCCAGTTCGGCGCGAGCCGGCTGGTGGCGTGCTCGGGCAGCGTGGCGCGCAATGGCTCGGTTCGCACGCCACCCATCGTTTGCGGAGCGGCATTCCGCACAGGGTCGAACGGTGGTCGCGTGTGGTTGCCGGCCAGCACGTATATGCTCTTGCCATCCGGCGCAAGGCGCAACGCGTGTGGTCCGTGCTCGCCAGCGCCGCGAATCGAGAACAATTTCTCGACCGAGTCGAATTGATCGTCATTGTTCATATCGCGCAGCCGGTAGATGCCGCTGTCGCCGCCGGAATTGGCGCACACGTACAAGCTGCCAAAGGCGAACAATAGCCCGTGCGCGGCCGGCACTTTCACGTCCAAGTGCTCGACCTTGGTCTGGTCCTGGCTGCCGATGGCCGGCGGCGTGATGCGATACAGACCGAAGTTCTTCTCGTCGCTGGCGATCAGGCGGCCCTTCTCGTCAACGGTCAAATTAACCCACGAGCCGGCCTGATCCTTGGGAACGGTGAACAGCTTTTCGACCTGAAAGCCTGGCAGCACGCTGAACACGTCGGACGGCGCTTCGGTGGGGCCGGCCGCTGGCTTCTTGGTCATCGGGTTGCCCCAAGGGCCGGTCCCTAGCTTGCCGATCACGCGCGCCGAGACCAGTTCCTTGTCGTCGCGCGATTCGCCAACTTGCCATTTGTCGTCGGTAACCAGGTAATCGATCTTGCCGTCGGCGCGCGTGAGGACCAGCTTCAAGATGCAGGCCGCAATGCCGCCGTCGTTCTTCACTTCGAGCAACAGCTCGTTCGTGCCGGGGCGAATCTTGCTTTGCACATCGACATCAACCGGTTTGGCCCAGTCGTCGCTGTGCGCCACCTGCTGGCCGTTGAGCAACACGGTGACGTGATTGTCACAGCAGGTCTTCAGCCGCGCCGCTTTCGTGCCACCTTTGAACTTGGCGTGCAGAAAATAGCGCTTCCTATCCTTGGGCCCCCAAATCCAGGCCGGTGCCGGCCCGGCTTCCCAATCGACCGGCGCAAGCTCTGCGGCCGGCTCGGCTTTGACGTTCAAGCCGGCTTCGACCGAGCGCATCACTGCGGGGGCCTGGGTAAAAAACTTCGGGCGCTCGGCTTCTTGAGCCAGGGCGGTCGAAGCAAAGGCGGCACACAGGAGACAGACCGATAGACTCGTCAATTTCATGGCTGGCAGGGGGAGCCGAGGGAGGTGGGAAGTTAGGTTGGACCTATAGACTACAACGAACCGGGGCCAAAACCTACTGGCCGCCTGAGAACAGCCCACGGTACCCGAACAGACTGCGGGCTAACGAGATTTGCCGCTTGTTTCACCGGGGGCTGCCGAACCTGCGGGCAGTGGCTCGAATCATATGATTAGGTCCGGTTTGCCCCAGCATTTGGTTGAGCGTTTCCCTGCCGCATGGTGGTGTGCGTGACGAGCATCAGCAGCGGTCGATTGCAATAGAAGGAACAGTCATAACGGCTGCGCCTATCTGTTGGGTTCGCGATTGCCAAGCATCGGCTTCGGTCGATTGACGCTTCGTTCTAAGCCATTTACAGTGAATGTTTTGAAGTCGTCGCCAGATCGTTTTTTCGAGGTCGGTCTTTGGCAGCCAAAGCATGGTCGGGCGTCTTTGATCAGCCCACCGATAAACGTGTCGAGCAGTTCACCGAGAGCATCAGCTTCGACCGCCGACTCTACGCGCACGACATCCGCTGCTCGACCGCCCATGCCCAGATGCTAGCCAAGGTCGGCCTGCTCTCGGCCGACGAATGCCGACAAATTGAGCAAGGGTTGCGTGACATCGGGCAGGAGATCGAAGCCGGTCGGTTCACCTTCCGAACCGAGTTGGAAGACATCCACATGCACATCGAACGGGCGCTCATCGAGCGGCTGGGCGACGTGGGCCGCAAGCTACATACCGGCCGGAGCCGGAACGACCAGGTTTCGACCGACTTGCGGGTCTGGTGTCGCGAGGCGATCGACACCATCGACGCCCAGCTTGTGGAACTCCAAAAATCGTTCGTCGGTCGCTGTGCCCAGGACGCCGACCAGGTGGTCCCCGGCTACACCCACATGCAGCGGGCCCAGCCCGTGCTGGCCGCCCATTACTGGCTGGCCTATTGCGAAAAGTTCGAACGCGATCGGGGCCGGCTGGCCGATTGTCGTCGGCGCACGAATGTCCTAAGCCTGGGGGCGGCAGCCCTGGCTGGCACCAGCTTGCCGATCGATCGACACGACGTCGCCACGCGGCTGGGCTTTGACGCGGTGGCGGCCAACAGCATCGACGTATCGAGCGATCGGGACTTTGTCGTCGAACTGGCGTTCGCACTGTCGCTGATTGCGGAACACCTGAGCACGTGGGCCGAGGAGTGGATTCTCTGGAGCACGACGGAGTTTGGGTTTCTGACGCTGCCGCAAGCGTTCTGCACCGGCTCGTCGATCATGCCCCAGAAGATCAACCCCGACGTATTGGAGCTGACCCGCGGCAAGACCGCCCGCGTGGTTGGCAACCTGACGCGGCTGTTGGTGCTGATCAAAGGTTTGCCTCTGGCCTACAATCGCGACCTGCAAGAAGACAAAGAGCCGCTGTTCGATTCCGTCGACACGGTCTCGAACTGCCTGGCGGTGGCGGCGCCGCTGGTGGCCGGCGCGCACTTGAACACCGAGAGCATCGCGGCGCGCTTGGACGATGGATACCTTGACGCGACGACGTTGATGGAATGGCTGATCCGCCGCGGCGTGCCGCAGCGCAGCGCCCATGAAGTGGTCGGCAAGCTGGTCGGCGAAGCGATCAAGCGCAAGGTTTCACTGGCCGGACTCAGCAGCCAGGACTTTCAGGCGGCCCACGCCAGCCTGACCGACGAAGTTTATCAGGTGCTCGGCCCGCGCCGCGCGGTCGAGGCGATGTGCAGTTACGGTTCCACGGCGCCCACGGAAGTCGCTCGCCAGGTTGCTGCATGGCGGCAGAAGCTCGGCTTGCCCGAGACCGGGGTGACGACATGACCCGAATGGTTCGCCTTTGCTTGTGGCTTCCCGTGATTACGGCGTTGCTCGTGACGCCGGCCTTGGGGCAAGAGCCGGCCGCGCGACCTGCGCCGGTGATCACCAACCCAGCGGCGCGCGATCTGGTGGCCACCAATCCGACCGAGCCGTCGAACATCGCACGGGTGATCAACTCGCTGATCGATTTGCGCGAAGCGCCCGCGGCGGCCCCGCTGCTGACGCGACTGGCCGGCATCGAAATGGACGACGCGGCGCTGCTGCGGTTTTATCGTGAGTACGGCGCCGGCACGCTGATGAAATGGTCGGGACAGCCGGCGTTGAAGGCAATTGCCGACCCGTTCCAGGAGAAGATTCTGGAGGCGGTGAAGGCCAATGTTACCGATGCCGAGAAGATCAACCAACGAATCGCCAACCTGGCGAACTCTGCGCGCCCGGTGCGGTTAGCGGCCGCGGAAGAATTGACCTGGGGAGGCGAAGCGGCCTCGAAGGCGCTCGTGGGCGCGCTGGCCGATGATGCGCAAGCGGCGGCTCAGGCGGCGATGATCGATGCCCTGGTCGCAATGGGCGTCGACTGCTTGCCCGATCTGGCCGCGGCGCGCGACGGCGACAACTCGAATGTCCGCAAACTCGTCATCGGCGCGCTGGCCCGGCTGAAAGACGACGATGCCAATCTGCTGGTCCTGGGCCCGGCATTTGGCGAAGGCGAACAGGACGACCAAGTCCGCGCGATTGCGCTGCGACAAGCGACCAAGCTATTTGGCGCCGAACTAACTTCGTCGCAAGCGGCTGGCCGACTTTACGCGCGTGCCGCGGAGCTGCGTCATGACGAGAATCGGCTGCCCTTGGCCGAACAGTTGGCCAGCGACGGCCTCGACATCTTGCCGCACAACACGGCGCTGCGCAATGTCTACCTGTCGATCCTGGCGAATGCCGGTGACAAGCAGACGGCCGAGAACTTCAACGAATACGACGTCGCCACCTTCGAGAGTTTTCTGGCCGACGCTTTGAAGCGACAAGACCCGCGCAGCGCGGCCTTTGCGCTGGCTTATCTGGGCAATCATGGGACCGAGTCGTTGTTGCACCAGCGCGAGTCGCGCCCCAGCACCCTGGTCGAGGCGGCTCGTGCGGCTGACCCTCGCATTCGTATGCTGGCCCTCAACGCCATCGCCGCGATTGCCCCCACCCAGCCATTCGACGGCAGCAGCTACGTTGTCGAGTCGCTGGAATACTTCCTGCGCTGCCGGGGAAAACAGCAGGCCCTGGTCGTCGATGGCCGCACGGCCGTGGCCCGCAGTCGGGCCGGCTTGCTGGTTGGACAGGGATACGAAGCCGAGATCGCGGTCGACCATCGCAGCGCGCTGGACGTGGCGATCAAGACACCTGACGTCGAATTCGTCCTGATCGACATCACGATGCTGGCCGATCAGTCCGCCCAGTTGATCACCGCTTTGCGGCGTGATAACCGCACGGCCAATCTCCCGGTCGGCATTCTGGCCCCATCTGACCGTTACGACGAAGCGATGTTGATGTCCAGTCGGCTGCCGCTGACCGTGGCGCTGATCGATGCCCCGACCGACCAGGCGGCCGAGTTCTGGGTTCGCCAGCTCAAGGAACTGCCACGCGAAAAGTACATTCCCACCGCCGCGCGCCGTTTGTTCCTGGCGAGCGCGCTTGAGTGGATCGCCACGACCGGGTTGCCAGCGCCCAAGGTGTACGACCTGAGCCGGTGCGAACCGCCGCTCGTCCAGGCGCTCCACTCGGCTGCGGTGCGCGGGCCGGCATTGCCCATCGCCGCTCAATTCACTTCGCCGCAGATGCAAGCCACCCTGGTCGAGTTGGCTAGTGCCGCGATTCATTCACCCGAGACGCG is part of the Planctomycetota bacterium genome and harbors:
- the argH gene encoding argininosuccinate lyase produces the protein MAAKAWSGVFDQPTDKRVEQFTESISFDRRLYAHDIRCSTAHAQMLAKVGLLSADECRQIEQGLRDIGQEIEAGRFTFRTELEDIHMHIERALIERLGDVGRKLHTGRSRNDQVSTDLRVWCREAIDTIDAQLVELQKSFVGRCAQDADQVVPGYTHMQRAQPVLAAHYWLAYCEKFERDRGRLADCRRRTNVLSLGAAALAGTSLPIDRHDVATRLGFDAVAANSIDVSSDRDFVVELAFALSLIAEHLSTWAEEWILWSTTEFGFLTLPQAFCTGSSIMPQKINPDVLELTRGKTARVVGNLTRLLVLIKGLPLAYNRDLQEDKEPLFDSVDTVSNCLAVAAPLVAGAHLNTESIAARLDDGYLDATTLMEWLIRRGVPQRSAHEVVGKLVGEAIKRKVSLAGLSSQDFQAAHASLTDEVYQVLGPRRAVEAMCSYGSTAPTEVARQVAAWRQKLGLPETGVTT
- a CDS encoding c-type cytochrome, yielding MKLTSLSVCLLCAAFASTALAQEAERPKFFTQAPAVMRSVEAGLNVKAEPAAELAPVDWEAGPAPAWIWGPKDRKRYFLHAKFKGGTKAARLKTCCDNHVTVLLNGQQVAHSDDWAKPVDVDVQSKIRPGTNELLLEVKNDGGIAACILKLVLTRADGKIDYLVTDDKWQVGESRDDKELVSARVIGKLGTGPWGNPMTKKPAAGPTEAPSDVFSVLPGFQVEKLFTVPKDQAGSWVNLTVDEKGRLIASDEKNFGLYRITPPAIGSQDQTKVEHLDVKVPAAHGLLFAFGSLYVCANSGGDSGIYRLRDMNNDDQFDSVEKLFSIRGAGEHGPHALRLAPDGKSIYVLAGNHTRPPFDPVRNAAPQTMGGVRTEPLRATLPEHATSRLAPNWDEDLLLPRQWDAGGHAVGILAPGGWIAKIDPEAKDWELLSVGYRNAFDMALNADGEIFAYDADMEWDFGAPWYRPTRVCHATSGSEFGWRSGTGKWSAYFADSLPPVVNIGPGSPVGVEFGYGAKFPSKYQKALYLLDWTYGTMYAIHLEPTGSTYVGQKEEFLSRGALPLTDAVVGRDGALYFTVGGRGTQSELFRATYVGKEATSVVDVRDARQADTRALRHKIEQQHTATPSVDALPMLVENLAHHDRFVRYAARVALERYPVEKWQAQVLNSNQFETVVTGALGLARAGDRSLQPKLLAALDRFSMSGLDEFQSLELLRAYELVFIRLGAPTEAERAALGTKFEDLFPHASDWVNRELANLMVYLESPHAARKLVPLLNKPGEVRADDLNELIARNPRYGGAIAAMQANKPDAQQIQFVFALRNLKTGWTLDLHKEYFRWFTKAHTWSGGNSFQKFLTNIDNDAFANVSEKDRVLIESSGARQPYVPPELPKPKGPGQAWTLAEIVALQPKLANRNYNNGKKMFAATRCIVCHRFAGEGGATGPDLTQLAGRFNLKDLTESIVDPSKIVSDQYRASIIQTNDGQVITGRVVSETDDALVVVINPEDSSKIATVKKQDIESQAASPISLMPKDLLNVLNQNEVLDLLAYLLSRGNPQDPLFGK